One window of the Streptomyces sp. TS71-3 genome contains the following:
- a CDS encoding ROK family transcriptional regulator, whose protein sequence is MRSTPPREAVPATTPAASLVFTTLLSHGPLTRAEIAQRTLLSAAAVTKAVRPLMEVGYLVEGADDGVRAALGRPANRVRVDGGRALFIGIKVTGDEIIAVLADLCCRVRVARHVGLTGRSPEAVLPSITALVQELLTEADGFGVGVQGLGIAVSGDVDRRTGTVRYSPFLEWRDIPLAEIVETATGLPVTVDNDVRALTVAEQWFGAGVGLSDFALVTVGAGIGCGLVVHGRVVSGAHGVAGEIGHLSIDPLGPPCHCGNNGCVEAIAADPAILRRVREATGLSVATAAEALDLAHRGDPGAREVYARAGEAIGRAIGSVVNVLGPERVIISGEGLAAYDLFAEGIRDALAASAFGAAAQCDVMTRPLPFEEWARGAAATAIQSFIGTDTY, encoded by the coding sequence ATGCGTTCGACGCCTCCTCGTGAGGCGGTCCCGGCGACGACGCCGGCCGCTTCCCTCGTCTTCACCACCCTCCTGTCGCACGGCCCGCTCACCCGGGCCGAGATCGCGCAGCGGACCCTGCTGTCCGCTGCCGCGGTCACCAAGGCGGTCCGCCCGCTGATGGAGGTCGGTTACCTGGTCGAGGGCGCGGACGACGGAGTGCGGGCCGCGCTCGGCCGGCCCGCCAACCGGGTGCGGGTGGACGGCGGCAGGGCACTGTTCATCGGGATCAAGGTGACGGGCGACGAGATCATCGCGGTCCTGGCCGACCTGTGCTGCCGCGTCCGCGTCGCCCGGCACGTGGGGCTCACCGGCCGCTCGCCGGAGGCCGTGCTGCCGTCGATCACCGCACTCGTGCAGGAACTCCTCACGGAGGCCGACGGGTTCGGCGTGGGGGTGCAGGGACTCGGCATCGCGGTCTCGGGCGACGTGGACCGCCGCACCGGCACCGTCCGCTACTCGCCCTTCCTGGAGTGGCGGGACATCCCGCTCGCCGAGATCGTGGAGACCGCGACCGGGCTGCCGGTCACCGTCGACAACGACGTGCGCGCCCTCACGGTCGCCGAGCAGTGGTTCGGCGCCGGGGTCGGGCTCTCCGACTTCGCGCTGGTGACCGTGGGCGCGGGCATCGGCTGCGGCCTGGTGGTGCACGGCCGGGTGGTGTCGGGCGCGCACGGCGTGGCCGGCGAGATCGGGCACCTGTCCATCGACCCGCTCGGCCCGCCCTGCCACTGCGGCAACAACGGCTGCGTGGAGGCGATCGCGGCGGACCCGGCCATCCTGCGCCGGGTCCGCGAGGCCACCGGACTGTCCGTGGCCACGGCCGCCGAGGCGCTGGACCTCGCCCACCGCGGGGACCCCGGCGCCCGGGAGGTCTACGCACGGGCCGGCGAGGCGATCGGCAGGGCCATCGGGTCCGTGGTCAACGTGCTCGGCCCCGAGCGGGTGATCATCTCCGGCGAGGGCCTCGCCGCCTACGACCTGTTCGCCGAGGGCATCCGCGACGCGCTGGCCGCGTCCGCCTTCGGTGCCGCCGCACAGTGCGACGTGATGACACGTCCGCTGCCCTTCGAGGAGTGGGCGCGCGGGGCCGCGGCCACCGCGATCCAGTCCTTCATAGGAACAGACACCTACTAG
- a CDS encoding ABC transporter substrate-binding protein, with protein sequence MTLQSRTPWTLQGPSRRKVVQGLLGASAAALAAPALAACGSGAAADPKQVTFGSNGADATPKKAYAALTDAFQKDSKLTVKTNTVDHDTFSNNISTYLQGTPEDVFTWYAGYRMQYFAKKGLATPIDDVWDKIGSGFSDATKQLSRGEDGKFYFVPLYNYPWAVFYRKSVFKKYGYEVPANWSQFTALAKQMKKDGLSPIASGYGASDNWSILGAFDYLNLRANGYDFHMSLMRGKVAWTDKRVARAIDLWREIAPYYQTGAAGRSWQDAAQSLLDKKSGMAIIGLFLGQQVTDDSLRSDIDFFPFPEIDPAYGQDAVEAPTDGFMLSRRPKNLDGAKKFAEFLGSAKAENVYGGVDPSNVAVNSGADTSSYNALQKKSAALIAGAKQITQFADRDSDPGFISTVIEPGFAEWLSHPDDGSALLKKIESQRSHFFTA encoded by the coding sequence ATGACGCTGCAGAGCCGCACCCCCTGGACCCTCCAAGGCCCGAGCCGCAGAAAGGTGGTCCAGGGCCTGCTGGGCGCCTCCGCCGCCGCCCTGGCCGCCCCCGCCCTCGCCGCCTGCGGCTCGGGTGCGGCGGCCGACCCGAAGCAGGTCACGTTCGGGTCGAACGGCGCGGACGCCACGCCGAAGAAGGCCTACGCCGCCCTGACGGACGCCTTCCAGAAGGACAGCAAGCTCACCGTCAAGACGAACACCGTCGACCACGACACGTTCTCCAACAACATCTCCACGTACCTCCAGGGCACGCCGGAGGACGTCTTCACCTGGTACGCGGGCTACCGCATGCAGTACTTCGCCAAGAAGGGCCTCGCCACCCCCATCGACGACGTGTGGGACAAGATAGGCAGCGGCTTCAGCGACGCCACGAAGCAGCTCTCCAGGGGCGAGGACGGCAAGTTCTACTTCGTGCCGCTGTACAACTACCCCTGGGCGGTCTTCTACCGGAAGAGCGTGTTCAAGAAGTACGGCTACGAGGTCCCGGCGAACTGGAGCCAGTTCACGGCGCTCGCCAAGCAGATGAAGAAGGACGGGCTCTCCCCGATCGCCTCCGGCTACGGCGCCAGCGACAACTGGAGCATCCTCGGCGCCTTCGACTACCTCAACCTCCGCGCCAACGGCTACGACTTCCACATGTCGCTGATGCGCGGCAAGGTCGCCTGGACCGACAAGCGGGTCGCCCGCGCCATCGACCTCTGGCGCGAGATCGCCCCCTACTACCAGACGGGCGCGGCCGGCAGGTCCTGGCAGGACGCCGCGCAGTCGCTGCTCGACAAGAAGTCCGGCATGGCGATCATCGGCCTCTTCCTCGGCCAGCAGGTCACCGACGACTCGCTCCGCTCCGACATCGACTTCTTCCCGTTCCCGGAGATCGACCCCGCGTACGGCCAGGACGCGGTGGAGGCGCCCACGGACGGCTTCATGCTCAGTCGCAGGCCGAAGAACCTGGACGGTGCCAAGAAGTTCGCGGAGTTCCTCGGCAGCGCCAAGGCCGAGAACGTCTACGGCGGCGTCGACCCCAGCAACGTCGCCGTCAACTCCGGCGCCGACACGAGCTCGTACAACGCGCTCCAGAAGAAGTCCGCCGCGCTCATCGCCGGCGCCAAGCAGATCACGCAGTTCGCGGACCGCGACAGCGATCCGGGATTCATCTCCACCGTGATCGAGCCCGGCTTCGCCGAGTGGCTCAGCCACCCCGACGACGGCTCGGCCCTGCTGAAGAAGATCGAGTCGCAGCGCTCGCACTTCTTCACGGCCTGA
- a CDS encoding carbohydrate ABC transporter permease → MTATATPPASRSRTPLAPRATAPSRPPRQTGRHLMLGGIAVVWLVPLLWAVYTSLRPYSDTTRHGYLSWPHSISLQNFSDAWSQSGMPHFFWNSVLITVPAVHGTLLFASAVAFFVSRFDFRWNVALLMLFTAGNLIPAQVLITPLYKLYLLLPLPVWMSDSLLVYNSLWGIIFIHIAYQCGFCTFVLSNYMKTIPKEIFEAARVDGAPVWRQFFQIVLPLCRPAFAALATLESIWIYNDFFWSLVLIQTGDKRPITSALANLQGQYFTNPNLIAAGALMTAIPTLLVYFALQRQFISGLTIGSGKG, encoded by the coding sequence GTGACCGCGACCGCCACCCCGCCGGCCTCCCGGTCACGCACCCCGCTGGCCCCCCGGGCGACCGCCCCGAGCAGGCCCCCGCGGCAGACCGGGCGGCACCTGATGCTCGGCGGCATCGCGGTGGTGTGGCTCGTCCCGCTGCTGTGGGCGGTCTACACCTCCCTGCGCCCCTACTCCGACACCACCCGGCACGGCTACCTGTCCTGGCCGCACAGCATCAGCCTCCAGAACTTCTCGGACGCCTGGAGCCAGTCCGGGATGCCGCACTTCTTCTGGAACTCGGTGCTCATCACCGTTCCGGCGGTGCACGGCACGCTGCTGTTCGCCTCGGCGGTGGCGTTCTTCGTGTCGCGGTTCGACTTCCGGTGGAACGTCGCGCTGCTGATGCTGTTCACCGCGGGCAACCTGATACCCGCCCAGGTGCTGATCACCCCGCTGTACAAGCTCTACCTGCTGCTGCCCCTGCCCGTGTGGATGAGCGACTCCCTGCTCGTCTACAACTCCCTCTGGGGCATCATCTTCATCCACATCGCCTACCAGTGCGGCTTCTGCACCTTCGTGCTGAGCAACTACATGAAGACGATCCCCAAGGAGATCTTCGAGGCCGCCCGCGTCGACGGCGCCCCCGTGTGGCGCCAGTTCTTCCAGATCGTGCTGCCGCTGTGCCGCCCCGCGTTCGCGGCGCTCGCGACCCTGGAGTCCATCTGGATCTACAACGACTTCTTCTGGTCCCTCGTGCTGATCCAGACCGGCGACAAGCGTCCGATCACCTCGGCCCTGGCCAACCTCCAGGGCCAGTACTTCACCAACCCCAATCTGATCGCGGCCGGCGCCCTCATGACCGCGATCCCCACGCTGCTGGTCTACTTCGCGCTCCAGCGCCAGTTCATCAGCGGACTCACCATCGGCTCCGGCAAGGGCTGA
- a CDS encoding carbohydrate ABC transporter permease has translation MSSVRTAPGPEGTAPRSPARGQSRRPRQRSLDRGDRLFLTVVVGIPLLALLFFVWLPALASIGLSFTNWDGLALADMRWVGFDNYKEIFTNYPPFWPAVEHNVLWLLFTALLPTPFGVFLAYQLDRKLRFTRIYQTAIFMPMVLSLAVVGFIWEIIYNPDTGLLNGVIGAASSGSHIDWLGDPHLNLWAVLVASGWRHSGYIMILYLAGLKGFDPALKEAAALDGAGGRQTFFRVVLPALKPVNIIILVVTVMESLRAFDIVYVLGGGTGSKPGMQLLSLLISDNIIGESSHIGYGSALAVILLLVSLAAIATFLVQTFRKEDQ, from the coding sequence ATGTCATCCGTGCGCACCGCGCCCGGCCCCGAGGGCACCGCACCCCGGTCCCCCGCGCGCGGGCAGTCCCGTCGCCCCCGTCAGCGCAGCCTCGATCGTGGTGACCGCCTCTTCCTGACGGTTGTCGTCGGCATTCCGCTGCTCGCCCTGCTGTTCTTCGTCTGGCTGCCCGCGCTGGCCTCCATCGGCCTGTCCTTCACCAACTGGGACGGCCTCGCGCTGGCCGACATGCGCTGGGTCGGGTTCGACAACTACAAGGAGATCTTCACCAACTACCCGCCGTTCTGGCCGGCGGTGGAGCACAACGTGCTCTGGCTGCTGTTCACGGCCCTGCTGCCCACCCCGTTCGGCGTCTTCCTCGCCTACCAGCTGGACCGGAAGCTCCGCTTCACCCGGATCTACCAGACGGCGATCTTCATGCCGATGGTGCTCTCCCTGGCGGTCGTCGGGTTCATCTGGGAGATCATCTACAACCCCGACACCGGCCTGCTGAACGGTGTCATCGGCGCCGCCTCGTCGGGGAGCCACATCGACTGGCTGGGCGACCCGCACCTCAACCTCTGGGCCGTCCTGGTCGCGTCCGGCTGGCGGCACAGCGGCTACATCATGATCCTCTACCTGGCCGGCCTGAAGGGCTTCGACCCCGCCCTGAAGGAGGCCGCCGCACTCGACGGCGCGGGCGGGCGCCAGACGTTCTTCCGCGTGGTGCTGCCGGCGCTCAAACCGGTCAACATCATCATCCTGGTCGTCACGGTGATGGAGTCGCTGCGCGCCTTCGACATCGTCTACGTGCTCGGCGGCGGCACCGGCAGCAAGCCCGGCATGCAGCTGCTCTCGCTGCTCATCAGCGACAACATCATCGGCGAGTCCAGCCACATCGGCTACGGCTCCGCCCTCGCGGTCATCCTGCTGCTGGTCTCCCTCGCCGCGATCGCGACCTTCCTCGTCCAGACCTTCCGCAAGGAGGACCAGTGA
- a CDS encoding carbohydrate-binding protein has protein sequence MRSPAHPTEQHGAPPRPVRRSLRSVLVLAATAALAVAAPTAVASTQSPDKPAAPAAHAPATATPAAAGAKAPAIAAKPYMGWSSWSMQSSKYPGLNPDGDYSYLTEANVLKQTDALAAKLKPFGYDHVNIDAGWWRDNTWKPEFDQYGRQTPDPVRFPHGMKSVADHIHAKGLKAGIYLPAGLEKEGYADGKAPIWGTTDCTTADIVYPDLRTTNGWDSAYKLDFSRPCAEKYIDSQAQMFADWGYDFLKLDGVGPGSFKTGDNYDNVPDVAAWQRAIAATGRSIHLELSWSLDIGHAADWKKYSNGWRIDTDVECYCNTLVSWENSINDRWNDAPAWSHEAGPGGWNDLDSLDVGSGEMDGITQAERQSYMTLWAINKSPLYTGDDLTKLDDYGVSLLTNREVIGVDQSDAPVARPVTPVGDQQVWASRNKDGSYTVALFNLGTSPASVTAHWAALGFTGNAAVRDLWRKQNVGTHKDAITETLPAHGSRLFTVRPGAHLATTGYEAESAANTLTGNASVAGCDTCSGAKKVGNLYQGGALRFNDVTVKKDGIYTVNVHYVSGDPRSVTVFSNGGHGTSLPFASTGDWNTTDTVGVQLALKKGTNTITFDSGDGYAPDIDRIDVPRDV, from the coding sequence ATGCGGTCACCCGCGCACCCGACAGAACAGCACGGCGCACCCCCGCGTCCCGTGCGCCGCTCCCTGAGATCCGTGCTGGTGCTGGCGGCCACCGCCGCGCTGGCGGTCGCCGCGCCCACCGCGGTCGCGTCCACCCAGTCCCCGGACAAGCCCGCCGCGCCGGCCGCGCACGCCCCGGCGACGGCAACGCCCGCGGCCGCCGGCGCGAAGGCCCCCGCCATCGCCGCCAAGCCCTACATGGGCTGGTCGAGCTGGAGCATGCAGTCGTCCAAGTACCCGGGCCTCAACCCGGACGGCGACTACAGCTACCTCACCGAGGCCAACGTCCTGAAGCAGACGGACGCCCTCGCCGCCAAGCTCAAGCCCTTCGGCTACGACCACGTCAACATCGACGCCGGCTGGTGGCGCGACAACACGTGGAAGCCGGAGTTCGACCAGTACGGCCGCCAGACCCCGGACCCGGTCCGCTTCCCGCACGGCATGAAGTCGGTCGCCGACCACATCCACGCCAAGGGCCTCAAGGCGGGCATCTACCTGCCCGCCGGCCTGGAGAAGGAGGGCTACGCCGACGGCAAGGCCCCCATCTGGGGCACCACCGACTGCACCACCGCCGACATCGTCTACCCCGACCTGCGCACCACCAACGGCTGGGACAGCGCCTACAAGCTGGACTTCTCCCGACCCTGCGCGGAGAAGTACATCGACTCCCAGGCGCAGATGTTCGCCGACTGGGGCTATGACTTCCTCAAGCTGGACGGCGTCGGTCCGGGCTCGTTCAAGACCGGCGACAACTACGACAACGTCCCCGACGTCGCCGCCTGGCAGCGGGCGATAGCGGCGACCGGGCGCTCGATCCACCTCGAACTCTCCTGGTCCCTCGACATCGGGCACGCCGCCGACTGGAAGAAGTACTCCAACGGCTGGCGCATCGACACCGACGTCGAGTGCTACTGCAACACGCTCGTCAGCTGGGAGAACTCCATCAACGACCGCTGGAACGACGCCCCGGCGTGGTCCCACGAGGCGGGCCCCGGCGGCTGGAACGACCTCGACAGCCTCGATGTCGGCAGCGGGGAGATGGACGGCATCACGCAGGCCGAGCGGCAGAGCTACATGACCCTGTGGGCCATCAACAAGTCGCCGCTGTACACCGGTGACGACCTCACCAAGCTCGACGACTACGGCGTCTCGCTGCTCACCAACCGCGAGGTCATCGGCGTCGACCAGAGCGACGCGCCCGTGGCACGGCCCGTGACGCCCGTGGGGGACCAGCAGGTCTGGGCCAGCCGGAACAAGGACGGCAGCTACACCGTCGCCCTGTTCAACCTCGGCACCTCCCCGGCCTCCGTGACCGCCCACTGGGCCGCCCTCGGCTTCACCGGCAACGCCGCCGTGCGCGACCTGTGGCGCAAGCAGAACGTCGGCACGCACAAGGACGCGATCACCGAGACGCTGCCCGCCCACGGCTCGCGGCTGTTCACCGTGCGCCCCGGCGCCCACCTGGCCACCACCGGCTACGAGGCCGAGTCCGCCGCGAACACCCTCACCGGCAACGCCTCCGTCGCCGGCTGCGACACCTGCTCCGGCGCCAAGAAGGTCGGCAACCTCTACCAGGGCGGCGCGCTGCGGTTCAACGACGTCACCGTCAAGAAGGACGGCATCTACACGGTCAACGTCCACTACGTCAGCGGCGACCCCCGCTCGGTGACCGTCTTCTCGAACGGCGGCCACGGCACCAGCCTGCCCTTCGCCTCCACGGGCGACTGGAACACGACGGACACGGTCGGGGTCCAGCTGGCGCTGAAGAAGGGCACGAACACGATCACCTTCGACAGCGGTGACGGATACGCACCCGACATCGACAGGATCGACGTCCCGCGCGACGTCTGA
- a CDS encoding glycoside hydrolase N-terminal domain-containing protein: protein MGRRGASRRGFLALAAAAGAAGAVGLPAFTASAAPQRPAESPLLSPSDAARNQLWWRAPAAPTSMIQQGLPVGNGRLGALAGNDPASELLMITDATLWTGGLNDTLDGDGQFPYGRADFGSLTLLAQLTVDIPAHDLGAVDDYRRTLDMAQGLVTTTYRLKGATYERQVFASKPDDVIVLHFGQRGGGSYTGTISLAGTHGETTTASAGAGYASFGAVLANGLKYGAAVTARSSTGKVAVDGASITFTGCQDLMVVVSGGTDYAPDAAAGFRNPSVDPEKLARTKVLNAAGHSETALLHTHVADFRPVFEQLSLDLGSSSAGQRALDTWDRLQARYRDDVPDPELEAAYLQFGRYLMISGSRGSLPMGLQSVWLDGNDPDWMGDYHTDINIQMNYWMADRTGLSQCFDAFADYCVAQLSSWTDVTQRLFNTPTNRYRNSSGKVGGWAVAFSTNPYGGSGWWWHPGANAWICQSLFEHWEYTQDRAYLEKIFPLLKGAVEFWEARLVTTTVTDASGASREVLIDDNDWSPEQGPQDAKGITYAQEVVWNLFGNYLTATEVLGVEADHRKTVDGLRDRLYLPVVSPTSGWLEEWMSPDNLGETEHRHLSPLFGLFPGDRIRPDGSTPKDIVDGATALLTARGMNSYGWSNAWRSLCWARLKDADKAYQLVVTNLKPSQISGNGSAQNLFDMYQVDQGREIFQIDANFGTPSAVSEMLLYSRPGHVELLPALPSAWAASGSVTGVGVRGGFVADLSWRNGKVTKVTLKSVGGRDTAVVAGGRTHQVSVRPGGSVTLHNP, encoded by the coding sequence ATCGGCCGGCGCGGCGCCAGCCGCAGAGGCTTCCTCGCGCTCGCCGCCGCGGCCGGGGCGGCCGGAGCAGTAGGCCTGCCCGCCTTCACCGCCTCGGCGGCCCCGCAGCGCCCGGCCGAATCCCCGCTGCTGTCGCCCTCCGACGCCGCACGCAACCAGCTCTGGTGGCGGGCCCCCGCCGCGCCGACCTCGATGATCCAGCAGGGCCTGCCGGTCGGCAACGGCCGCCTCGGCGCCCTCGCCGGCAACGACCCGGCGAGCGAGCTGCTGATGATCACCGACGCCACCCTGTGGACCGGCGGTCTCAACGACACCCTCGACGGCGACGGGCAGTTCCCCTACGGGCGCGCCGACTTCGGCTCCCTCACCCTGCTGGCACAGCTCACCGTCGACATCCCCGCCCACGACCTCGGCGCCGTCGACGACTACCGCCGGACCCTGGACATGGCACAGGGCCTGGTCACCACCACCTACCGGCTGAAGGGCGCCACCTACGAGCGGCAGGTCTTCGCCAGCAAGCCGGACGACGTCATCGTCCTGCACTTCGGCCAGCGCGGCGGCGGCAGCTACACGGGCACCATCAGCCTCGCCGGCACGCACGGCGAGACCACCACCGCGAGCGCCGGGGCGGGCTACGCGTCGTTCGGCGCCGTCCTCGCCAACGGCCTGAAGTACGGGGCCGCCGTCACCGCCCGCAGCAGCACCGGCAAGGTCGCCGTCGACGGGGCGAGCATCACGTTCACCGGCTGCCAGGACCTCATGGTCGTCGTCAGCGGCGGCACCGACTACGCGCCCGACGCCGCCGCGGGGTTCAGGAACCCGTCGGTGGACCCGGAGAAGCTCGCCCGCACCAAGGTCCTGAACGCGGCCGGGCACTCCGAGACCGCCCTGCTGCACACGCACGTCGCGGACTTCCGCCCCGTGTTCGAGCAGCTCTCCCTGGACCTCGGCAGCTCCTCCGCCGGGCAGCGCGCCCTGGACACCTGGGACCGTCTCCAGGCCCGCTACCGCGACGACGTCCCCGACCCGGAGCTGGAGGCCGCCTACCTCCAGTTCGGCCGCTACCTGATGATCTCCGGATCGCGCGGCAGCCTGCCGATGGGGTTGCAGTCCGTGTGGCTGGACGGCAACGACCCGGACTGGATGGGCGACTACCACACCGACATCAACATCCAGATGAACTACTGGATGGCCGACCGCACGGGCCTGTCCCAGTGCTTCGACGCGTTCGCGGACTACTGCGTCGCGCAGCTCTCGTCGTGGACCGACGTCACCCAGCGGCTCTTCAACACGCCCACCAACCGGTACCGCAACTCCAGCGGGAAGGTCGGCGGCTGGGCCGTCGCCTTCTCCACCAACCCCTACGGCGGATCCGGCTGGTGGTGGCACCCGGGCGCGAACGCCTGGATATGCCAGAGCCTGTTCGAGCACTGGGAGTACACCCAGGACCGCGCCTACCTGGAGAAGATCTTCCCCCTCCTCAAGGGCGCCGTGGAGTTCTGGGAGGCCCGCCTCGTCACCACCACCGTCACCGACGCCTCCGGTGCCTCGCGCGAGGTGCTGATCGACGACAACGACTGGTCGCCCGAACAGGGCCCCCAGGACGCCAAGGGCATCACCTACGCCCAGGAAGTGGTCTGGAACCTCTTCGGCAACTACCTCACCGCCACCGAGGTGCTGGGCGTCGAGGCCGATCACCGCAAGACCGTGGACGGCCTGCGGGACCGCCTCTACCTGCCCGTGGTCAGCCCCACGAGCGGCTGGCTGGAGGAGTGGATGTCGCCGGACAACCTCGGCGAGACCGAGCACCGGCACCTCTCCCCGCTCTTCGGCCTCTTCCCCGGCGACCGGATCCGCCCGGACGGCTCCACCCCGAAGGACATCGTGGACGGCGCCACGGCGCTGCTCACCGCCCGCGGCATGAACAGCTACGGCTGGTCGAACGCCTGGCGGAGCCTGTGCTGGGCCCGCCTGAAGGACGCCGACAAGGCCTACCAGCTCGTCGTCACCAACCTGAAGCCGTCTCAGATCAGCGGCAACGGCAGCGCGCAGAACCTCTTCGACATGTACCAGGTCGACCAGGGCCGCGAGATCTTCCAGATCGACGCCAACTTCGGCACCCCCTCCGCCGTCTCCGAGATGCTGCTCTACTCGCGTCCCGGACACGTCGAGCTGCTGCCCGCGCTGCCCTCCGCGTGGGCGGCGTCCGGATCGGTCACGGGCGTCGGCGTGCGCGGCGGCTTCGTCGCCGACCTGAGCTGGCGGAACGGCAAGGTCACCAAGGTCACCCTGAAGAGCGTCGGCGGCCGTGACACGGCCGTCGTGGCCGGCGGCAGGACGCACCAGGTCTCCGTCAGGCCCGGCGGCTCGGTCACGCTGCACAACCCCTGA
- a CDS encoding SGNH/GDSL hydrolase family protein, with protein sequence MSHQNRGQAAPRGARRRALLLTAACALAAAVSAVVVPPGTAHAAATSAAAHPAHGTRVSAWSPSMTTAGPAFDEQTIRMVAHSSVAGSDIRITLSNRYSDTPLNVGAVTVAAQQSGGQARPGTTRTVTFGHQGGFTIPAGGESVSDTVPITVGTGENLLVSLYVPGATGASTWHSDAFDTTYTASGDHTGDEGAAAFGSPTTSWYYLSGLDVVSPTAKGTVVAFGDSITDGYHSSTGTYTGWPDFLGRRLGAEPGPQRLGVVDAGIGGNRVLTDVPNLWQGVSALKRFGHDALGQPGVKDVILFEGINDIGNNAGPNGAPLTAADLEDGYRTLIKAARAKHVRVIGATLMPDEGNGYYTPAAEAIRQDVNQWIRTGGAFDGVIDFDRAMRDPAHPTALYPDYDAGDHIHPNDAGMQVMADAIDLRLLHP encoded by the coding sequence ATGTCCCACCAGAACAGAGGCCAGGCGGCACCCCGCGGGGCCCGCCGCAGAGCCCTCCTGCTGACCGCTGCCTGCGCCCTGGCCGCGGCGGTGTCGGCCGTGGTGGTGCCGCCGGGCACCGCGCACGCCGCCGCGACGAGCGCCGCAGCGCACCCCGCCCACGGCACCCGTGTCAGCGCCTGGTCGCCCAGCATGACCACCGCGGGACCCGCCTTCGACGAGCAGACCATCCGGATGGTGGCGCACAGCAGCGTCGCCGGCTCCGACATCCGCATCACGCTCTCCAACCGCTACAGCGACACCCCGCTGAACGTCGGCGCCGTGACCGTGGCCGCCCAGCAGAGCGGGGGTCAGGCACGGCCGGGCACCACACGGACCGTCACCTTCGGCCACCAGGGCGGGTTCACGATCCCCGCGGGCGGGGAGTCGGTCAGCGACACCGTGCCGATCACCGTCGGCACCGGCGAGAACCTCCTCGTCAGCCTCTACGTGCCCGGCGCGACCGGCGCCTCCACCTGGCACTCCGACGCCTTCGACACCACGTACACCGCCTCCGGCGACCACACCGGCGACGAGGGCGCGGCGGCGTTCGGCTCCCCCACGACCTCCTGGTACTACCTGTCCGGCCTCGACGTCGTCTCGCCGACCGCGAAGGGCACCGTCGTCGCGTTCGGTGACTCGATCACCGACGGCTACCACTCGTCCACCGGCACCTACACCGGCTGGCCCGACTTCCTCGGCCGCCGGCTCGGCGCCGAGCCGGGCCCCCAGCGCCTCGGCGTGGTCGACGCCGGCATCGGCGGCAACCGCGTGCTCACGGACGTGCCCAACCTCTGGCAGGGCGTCAGTGCCCTCAAGCGCTTCGGCCACGACGCCCTCGGCCAGCCCGGCGTCAAGGACGTGATCCTCTTCGAGGGCATCAACGACATCGGCAACAACGCCGGTCCGAACGGCGCCCCGCTGACCGCCGCGGACCTGGAGGACGGCTACCGCACCCTCATCAAGGCGGCGCGCGCCAAGCACGTCCGCGTCATCGGTGCCACCCTGATGCCCGACGAGGGCAACGGCTACTACACGCCCGCGGCCGAGGCGATCCGGCAGGACGTCAACCAGTGGATCCGCACCGGCGGAGCGTTCGACGGCGTCATCGACTTCGACCGCGCCATGCGCGACCCCGCGCACCCGACCGCCCTCTACCCGGACTACGACGCGGGCGACCACATCCACCCCAACGATGCCGGCATGCAGGTCATGGCCGACGCGATCGACCTGCGGCTGCTCCACCCCTGA